The nucleotide window ttaagctccgataccaactgacgCAGGCGGAATTTACCACAAGGATCAAGCCAACGCTCAACCCCAAGAACACAATAACCACAATCTGAGAAAACCCTCTcaagactcttttttttaatattccaaTAATAATATCTCACCAGACATCCAACTATTCTTTTAGACCTAACAACAATTACCCTTAAAGACTAAATTGCCCATACATAGGAAAAGAAACTACTTAATAAAACGAAGGAACTCTTAGTAAATTGCAACTaaggaaataaaacaataaagacACTAATTTCCAACGCAAGAAATTGCACCAAGTCAAAGACGTCCGCGTCACCTACCCACCCCATGATGACCAATCGTAGAACAAGGCCTAACTAGGTGAAAGCCTCAAGTAAAATTCAACCGACGCGGACATTAGTGTGGAAGCGTGGTAGTTTGTTATGCATCCCACATCAGTGGCCTAGTGAAGCACCATATGATCCATACCATCTCCCTCCATTATTAGGTCCTTTTAGTGGAGGTGTATGAGCTCATGAACTTTTATATGTATACAGGAAACTTGTACACACATCCACTtacatagacatatatatacatccacaaacacacacacatatgaacAATGAACACTTAAAGAAACGTATATAATTTAAAAACGAAAAGCtgatatcataaaaattaaacttATTCAATTCTATCCAATGTAAACAACTCACAAGACTTCTGCAATGGGTGGGATCGGATATAGGCAGAATGTACCCAGACTTTATCCATACATAATATACGGAGAGactgttttcaagaattgaacatgtgacctctaggtttatcccaaaaaccaaaaagaaagggACTAACATGTAATCAGACGAGAATGTTATCCAACAAGTCATCCACTTCTTTTTTACCCTTCAGATAGAACATCTAGCACTGGATTACTTGGTCAATCTATACCAATTGAATCCCCTTAATTCAATCTGCCATGCGGCCCATGCCAAATGAGGCATGTATAATGTATTGCAATAATCCCTAATCTAGAACTTGACATGCCCTCACCAAGCTAATTTGTAATGATATACTCTCGATTAGTAAAAATATGATAACAGAAATAATGACCTAACCTTAATCAGCACAGTGAGACTGGTCATGCTGGAGAAAATCTAACGCATCTTCCTCAGAGATGACATTGACAAGGCTCACCCTGTTTTCATGTGTCACCCCATAGATCTTGTCAGCAACTTTCACAAACTCTGGTCGGAATGTAGTGGTTATAAATTGTGTATTGGTCACGTCTTCCGGTCTATGACTCATATCTACAAAAGAATTATGAATGTAAGGATATCCAGTATGCATGAACCGCGGTGAAGACACACCAAGAAATGCAAAAAATGGGAAGCAAATAGAGTAAGCACTATCATTAATATCACAATCTTCTATCAAGTAATCTTACGAGCAGCTCAATTTGAGCTCTGAAAATCATCATACTGCATGGCTGATGTATTACAAAAGTCCTTAGATGAAATGAAAGCATCAAGAGACAAGATTATTACGTgcaaaaaattctaataaagaCGTAAAAGGGTAACACACTCTAACAGCACCAGAGCAGATACACCTAAAACCAGATTCATGCTCTAAGCTACATTCGTGTACCAGGGAAACCTAGAAAATTCCAACCCACACATCCACAGGAAACCAATCTAAGTCTAGGGTTTTTCCATGAGTGTGATGTCTGCAACTACGGTAGAACCCGAAGCTTCGACCACATAAGCGAAGCGAAATTCGAAGTAAGACATACCAAATTAAGCCATCACGGTTGCTTCTCTTGCTCAGAGAGGCGGCGAATTCAAATACTTTGCATGGCAAAGGAAACTTGTTAGGGAAGGGAGCTGGTTCTactgttttagggttttaggattCCTAGTGGAAGAGGGAAATAAATAGGCGGTAAAGATAGTGTTTGTTTTCTACAATGCGCGCAAAGGTGTACGGCGCAGTGCGCACAGTTTGCTGGAAATAAAATGGGCCGCAAAATGTGGATTGGCTAACGCTGTCCATTGGATCCTATGGCCCATTTTTCTATTTCGTGTAAAGGCTTTCTATTGTATTGCAGTATCCTTATAAACATGTGATCTTATCTTGTATTTTATGCATTCTGAGAATAATTCTTGCATGAAATAATAAGTTAATTTGTTTTTACGATTTGTAAATGTAATTGGATTCGGGGAGGACCAGTGTACTTAGAACTGATCCTCCATTTGGTGTGCAAAAAGCTTTtggaaatttttgaaaaaatcataaatttgtaatatttaTCATGATTGCATGACTAatccaacgatatttttttttcaaaataaaaatgaaatttaacatgaaaaatacatagTAATTCAACTTCGAGTAACTCTCTCACAGGCTTTTATATAATATCCCAGACATGAATATAAAAGCATTTTCATTCATTGAGCTCTTCTAATGGCTTGAAATACTTGCCATCTATCAGATAGGTGCCAATGGCAAGCCTAACTGCCCAGGCATCCTTGGGCTTCCTTGACACAACCCTGCACAAACAGTAACTCAGCATACATGCAAAACAGCAACCTTAATTACTTTCATTTATACTAATCCCGGAATCGCATTTGTCTAAGAATGTCTAACAAGAAGATTGCATATGCCcaagtagatatatatataccttcccACATCACCAGGCTTGACAAGGCCGGAATCAACCCTCAGGCATGGTACTGAAGTTGCAGTCTTGATCATCTTGGGAGCCTCGGTGACAACAATAGGAGACCCTATCTCAAGCTTGATATTAACATTTTTTACTAGCTCGGTTATGGGAGACCAAACAACTGGAATATTGGGAGGTCATTAAGATCAAATCTATGCTCCGATatcattttataatttaaagaatttgagCGGGATGAGAAGAAATATGtaagaaatagaagaaagagGTGAGAGAGATTGGGTCAAATCTCACTTGAGGTATCCACGCTCTAAGCCCAAGATCCACGTGGTTTGTCCTTCAAAAGGCCTCTCGAGTGTTTGAGGTTGGACTCATGCTTATAAACCGCATGTTTGCTAATTCCACCAAACCGACATGAGACTTTTTACAAGTCTTCAACACTCTCTCCCATATATTCTGATGACGATGAAGTGGACGAAATAGAAGTTGTAGCTGAGCTTCCAAAATAGATGCATAGACAGTTGTAGCGTAAGAAGGCCAACAATATTTGAAGGAAGTAGCAGAGGAAGACGCAAGGCTAAGGAAGCTCAATGTAGAGATATATGTCACAGCACTTGCTAGTTGCTAGGCGAATCAGCACACTCTTTCCATGATATTGCCACTGCAAAGGTGAATCAACAGACACATAATACCATTTTATGGTCATTATTGGTCACAATCTTGATATTGACAGCTGAGCTTCCTTGCAACTTAGTAATAGAAAAACTACAATGCTGACCAATTAAGGGACGGATACCCAACCCAGAGAATATGACCACGTATTCTAGGCAAATGAACAATTCACGGTTACTTTCCAGCTTTAGCAATTTTCTTGATATAGACTTTTCAATGCAGTATACGTACGTACATAGGGAGTTTATATGACTTAATTTTCAAGATACTAGTAGAAGTCCACTCCCAATTGCTGTGTAGCTAAACTTTGATGTGGTGGCTGgatcaacaaaatgtattggtacaataatgtaaatttattggtttgatttttaatgtaatagagatgagaaaCAATATAGATTATTGTGCCCAATTCATTGTCCATGGGCCAGAAAATTTAACATTCATGGGTCATCAAATATTGCCCATTGCAAGTTGTCCTAACGTGGGCATTATTATAGCCGACATTCACTTGTTCTATTATTTCCATGTGGGACATTTTGGTGTGGTGCGCCAACACAGCTTCCGGAAGACGAGCAATTATTGTTCACATTCTTGATATTGACAGTTGAGCTTCCTTGCAACTTATAAAACATTGACGAATTAGATGGAGAGCTAGACATTGACCATGTATTGTAGAAAAATGAACAGTTCACGGTGGCTCTTTCAGCTTTaacaatttttttcccaaagACTTTTCAATACAATGTACGTTGGAAGGAACTAGGAAGTTTTCTTCACCTTCAAAATGTCTCTGAGGTTGTggtttgtctatatatatatggaaaacAAGTCGCAGAGAtaccggaaaaaaaaaaggtagacAAAAGGGTGGTAGAAGTTGAGAAGATGATGTTGCTATGGCTTGTTTTGTTATGCCTATCTAAAGCGACAAAAGCAGCCATGGCAGATTCATCTGTCACAAAGCCTGGATGTTCTGATAAATGTGGGAATGTCAACATTCCTTACCCGTTTGGGATTGGCGAAACTTCTTGCGCCATAAACGAAAACTTTTTCTTGAATTGCAGCGACACAAACGCTAATGATATCAAACTGTTCTTTGGTGAGAACATGCCTATTAAGAGCATATCAGTGGAAGAAGGAACTGTATCTGTCAACATCGATGCAGCTTTCCGATGTTTCAACAAGACCGGGCTGAGACAAGAGTTCGATCAGATCATAACATTGGGATCTGAATCGTTCAGATTCTCAGACACACAAAACAAACTAACAGTATTTGGTTGTGATACATTTGCTTTGATGGGCGATGCAGATGGAAATTTCAGCACCGGTTGTCTTGCCTTATGCAGTGATGCTCCAAACATGGAACAAGAAAAGACCTGCTCAGGTGTTGGATGCTGTCAGACCCCGATTCCGCATAATCTAAACACATTACATATTATTGTAGGAAGTTTGTCTGATCACAAAGAAGTTATGGACTTCAATCCCTGCGGATATGCATTTGTGGCCGACCAAAGAACCTTCAATGCTTTGGATTACGGGCTGCGTGACTACTCAGATGCACTTGTGAGTCCAGATGCTGTGATAGAATGGGTGGTAAGTGAGGAAACTTGTGAAGCAGCTCAGGCAGACAGCAGTACATATGCTTGTGGCGGTAATACTAACTGTAATTTCTCTAGAAACGGCCAAGGATATCGCTGCTTGTGCAAGGAAGGATTCAGAGGAAATCCTTATTTCCCATATGGATGTCAAggttaaatattaaattttctGTTActctttgaattttgtttttctgttaCCTGAGAATGGCCTAATTCTGTGCATGCAACAGACATTGATGAGTGCAAGGAACCAGAAACATATAAATGTGAAGGACGTTGCAAGAACACAATTGGGAATTACACATGCAACTGCCCAGTTGGCATGCGAGGAGATGGAAAAGTTGGATGTCAGGGATTTCGTATAACCACGATTTTCGCAGGTCATCCTTCATTCTTTTTGTGATTAATTAGGCTCTTCTTCTAGAAGAGCCAGCGAAGAAAAAGGAAGTTGTGGTACTCTATTGACAATCTTCCATTTCTTTCGTGTGCAGTTATTGGGGCAAGCATTGTATTTGTGATCATGAGTGTTCTAATCTTTGTGTTATTCAAGAGGCGTAGAAAGGAGAAGAACTTCTTAGACAACGGAGGTAAGTTGCTGAAGCACCAACGAGTGAGGATTTTCAGCGAAGCAGAGCTATCAAAAGCCACCAACAACTATGACAAAAATCGGTTTCTAGGCGAAGGTGGGTTCGGATCAGTTTACAGAGGGATACTAGCTGATAACGTTGAAGTTGCAGTCAAGAAGCCTAAAGGGGTGGATAAAGCTCAAGTAAATGAGGAATCTCAACATGAAATTGGCATTGTTTCACAAGTCAATCATAAGAATGTAGTGAAGCTGTTAGGCTTGTGTCTGGAGACCAAAGTCCCATTGCTTGTTTATGAATTTATCTCCAATGGAACACTTTACCAGCATGTCCATGACAAGAAGTCTCACATTCTAAAGACATGGAAAGCTCGCTTGAGGATCGTGGAAGAGACTGCTCTAGCACTTAATTATTTGCACTCATTGGCATACCCTCCTATCATTCACGGCGACATCAAGTCAACGAACATACTCTTGGACGAAAATTACACAGCAAAAGTGTCTGATTTTGGGGCTTCAGTGTTGATTTCAGCAGATGAAGCTGTGATAGCCACAAAAATTCAAGGGACTTTCGGCTACTTGGATCCTGAGTATCTAATGACTGGTAATTTAACTGCAAAGAGCGATGTATACAGTTTTGGGATCGTCATGCTGGAGCTACTTACAGGAGAGAAACCTTCCTCCAATTCGAGGTTTGGCGAGAAGGGTAACATTATTCAACACTTCATCTCATCGTTGGAAAACAACACTCTCCACCAAATACTGGATTTTGAGGTATCCGATGAAGATGAAATGGATGAGATAGAAGTTGTGGCTGAGCTGGCAAAAAGATGCATACATAGCAGTGGCATGAAAAGGCCAACTATGAAGGAAGTAGCTGATGAACTTTCTAGGCTGAGGAAGCTCGGTGAAGACATGTCAGCTCAGCATAACAATGAAGAGACAGAGCATT belongs to Tripterygium wilfordii isolate XIE 37 chromosome 2, ASM1340144v1, whole genome shotgun sequence and includes:
- the LOC120011690 gene encoding wall-associated receptor kinase 2-like; its protein translation is MMLLWLVLLCLSKATKAAMADSSVTKPGCSDKCGNVNIPYPFGIGETSCAINENFFLNCSDTNANDIKLFFGENMPIKSISVEEGTVSVNIDAAFRCFNKTGLRQEFDQIITLGSESFRFSDTQNKLTVFGCDTFALMGDADGNFSTGCLALCSDAPNMEQEKTCSGVGCCQTPIPHNLNTLHIIVGSLSDHKEVMDFNPCGYAFVADQRTFNALDYGLRDYSDALVSPDAVIEWVVSEETCEAAQADSSTYACGGNTNCNFSRNGQGYRCLCKEGFRGNPYFPYGCQDIDECKEPETYKCEGRCKNTIGNYTCNCPVGMRGDGKVGCQGFRITTIFAVIGASIVFVIMSVLIFVLFKRRRKEKNFLDNGGKLLKHQRVRIFSEAELSKATNNYDKNRFLGEGGFGSVYRGILADNVEVAVKKPKGVDKAQVNEESQHEIGIVSQVNHKNVVKLLGLCLETKVPLLVYEFISNGTLYQHVHDKKSHILKTWKARLRIVEETALALNYLHSLAYPPIIHGDIKSTNILLDENYTAKVSDFGASVLISADEAVIATKIQGTFGYLDPEYLMTGNLTAKSDVYSFGIVMLELLTGEKPSSNSRFGEKGNIIQHFISSLENNTLHQILDFEVSDEDEMDEIEVVAELAKRCIHSSGMKRPTMKEVADELSRLRKLGEDMSAQHNNEETEHLLGEPSYFSKDIVTANMNQPDTYTVKIFEIESYGDSI
- the LOC120011003 gene encoding uncharacterized protein LOC120011003, whose amino-acid sequence is MTIKWYYVSVDSPLQWQYHGKIVWSPITELVKNVNIKLEIGSPIVVTEAPKMIKTATSVPCLRVDSGLVKPGDVGRVVSRKPKDAWAVRLAIGTYLIDGKYFKPLEELNE